The genomic stretch TGTTGCAGCAGCCGGTATTCCTGGAGGGGAGGAGGTGCCGCCTTCCGTCCATCCTGCCAGCCGGGGTGCGCCGAACCCTCGGCATCCACCAGCATGTAGCGGTCGATCACCGAGTAGTGCGCGGCGATCTTTCCGAGGAAGCCGGTGTAGAAGGGATCGCTCAGGCCGGCGGACGTTACGATCTGGTGGGGGAGAAGCGCTGGACTGATCGTCCCGAGGTCCTTTCTCGGCCCCTTCTTCGACGACCAGACGATCAGCGGCGTCTCGTGTTCCTTGAGCATAACCGGCAGAGGCGCGCGTCGGGCGGCGACGGCATCCTCCATATAGCCGCTTTCGACGAAGGCTTTCCCGAGCGGCGGAAGATGATCGCCGAAAAGGACGATGATGGTCTCGCGTGGACGCTTCTTCGCCCACTCCATCAGCCGTGTCAGACTCGCATCCGCTTCCCGGACACCCTCGGCATAGGTGCCTACCTGCTGCGTTGCTGCGACGGAGAGCGTGCTGGCAAGTTCGACGTTTTCGGAAGGATAGCGTGTCGCTTCATAGGGGCCGTGCCCCTGCAGGGTAACGGCAAACAGGAAGAGCGGCGCGGCGCTTTCGTCACCGATACGCATGATCTGGTCGATCAGGGCTTCGTCGGACGCGAAGCGGCCGCGCTTTTCCAACTCCGGAAGCGCATCCTGCGCAAGGAAACGATCGAAGCCGAGATGTCGGTAGACATTCTCACGATTCCAGAACCAGCCCTCGAAGGGGTGAAGGGCGACCGCTTCGTAGCCCTTGTCGCGGAAGAACCTCGCAAGCGACGGAAGCGGGCGGCGGATATACTGCTGGTAGGGGATGCTGCCATAGGGGAGGAAGGCGTTCGAGAAGCCCGTCAGTGCCTCGAACTCGACATTGGCAGTCATTCCGCCGAATTCCGGGGAGAAGACATTGCCGGCCTGAGTTTGGCGAATGGTCGGCATCGGATCGGCCATGAACTCCACCCCCGGCATCCTCGTCGGATCCCAGAGCGATTCGCTCATAACCACAATGACATCCGCAGGCTGACTCCGGTCTGCCACCGGGGAGGCGGGAATGACGTCCCGGTCCAGTTCCACCTGTGCGATCGCCGCTGCGTCATATCCTTTCGGAGCCGAAACCTTCGCCATGGGCGCATTGAAGGCAAATGCGACGAGGAAGCCGTTATGCCTGTAGTTTGCAGCCTGGTCCCACATCATCGGCCGGATCTTCAGCCGGTCGCGCAGCCAGGAATGGTCGGTATATTCCATCATGGGCGTAAAGCCGACGAGGAACGGCAGAGAGAAGACCAGGCGAAACAGGCGCGCGCGGGAGGAGAGCTTCGGAAAGCGGTTCCAGGCGAAGAAGCCGCAGTAAACAACGAGTGCCAGCACCAGCACTGTCACAAGGCCTAGCGTAACTGCCATCAACGGCTGGGCACTCGCCATGACCGGCAGGAGTTCCTTGATCTGGCGGGCAAAGAGGAGGTCGGACGGATAGAGCGGATCGGAGAGATATTGCTGCTTTTCGCCGGATAGGAAAGCGAGCGCGAGTGCGGCGGGAGCAATGAGAAGCATGGAAACGGAAGGCGCGACCCATCAGCACGTCGAGGCCCAGCGCGATCATGAAGATGCCGGCGACTGTCGTCAGCCCAGGCATCGAAAAAAGGAACTGGGGAATCCTGTGAAGGGGCCGCCCGGCCAGCGATTCGACTCCTGCCACAAGCGCGACAGACAGCATCAGGAGAAGGAGAATGGTCGCGCCATGATGAAGCGCGGGCGAGACGCGGCCAATATCCTTCTTCGGCAGATCTCCATACTCGGCGGCTTCGTCCACACTCGTACTCCATGCTAAGTCTTGTCATGAAGCCGTCACATAACTGTCATGAACGAGAGGTGAACCCGTTGAAGGCGACAAGGTTGCATGTGGTCTTCGACGATCGGCCGGGCGTCGCCGTTGCTCAGTTTCCGAGGCTGCGGTAGATCTCGCACATGACCCAGAAAAATCCCGAAACCCGCGCCATGCGTATCGCCATCGCCCAGATCAACCCGACCGTGGGAGACGTGGTCCAGAACCTTGCAAAGGCACGCGAGGCAAGGGCCGACGCCGCGCGCGAGGGCGCCGACCTGGTGATTTTCACCGAGCTCTTCATCTCCGGCTACCCGCCGGAAGACCTGGTGTTGAAGCCCGCCTTCCTCAAAGCCTGCCTTCAGGCGGTCGAGGCGCTGGCTGCGGACACGGCCGATGGCGGACCGGGCCTTGTCATGGGTTTCCCGCGGCAGGGAGAGCGCGGACGGCATAATTCTATCGCGGTGCTGGACGAGGGCCGGATCCTCGCCGTTCGCGACAAGGTCGACCTGCCGAACTATGGCGAGTTTGACGAGAAGCGGGTGTTCGTAGCTGGCGAGATGCCGGGGCCGGTAAACTTCCGCGGCATCCGCCTCGGCATTCCGATCTGCGAGGATATCTGGGGCGATCTTGGCGTCTGCGAAACGCTCGCCGAGAGCGGGGCTGAGATCCTGCTGTCACCGAATGGTTCGCCCTACTATCGCGGCAAGGTGGATGTGCGCCACCAGGTGGTGCTGAAGCAGGTGATCGAGACCGGGCTGCCGATGATCTACGCCAACCAGTTGGGCGGCCAAGATGAGCTTGTCTTCGACGGCGCAAGCTTCGGCTTCAATGCCGACAGGACGCTGGCATTCCAGATGAGCCAGTTTGAGTCTGCAATCACCGTCACCGACTGGCGCGGCGGGCCGGATGGATGGCGCTGTACGAACGGTCCGATGGCACGCCTGCCGGAAAAGGAGGAAGCGGACTATCGCGCCTGCGTCCTCGGCTTCCGGGACTATGTTAACAAGAACGGTTTCAAGTCCGTGGTCCTCGGCCTTTCCGGCGGCATCGATTCCGCCGTCTGCGCGGCGATTGCCGTCGATGCGCTGGGCGAGGAGCGGGTGCGCTGCGTCATGCTGCCTTATCGCTACACCTCCGACGAATCGCTGAAGGATGCCGCCGATTGCGCCAGGGCGCTCGGAACACGCTATGACATCGTGCCGATCTCCGAGCCGGTCGAGGGTTTCCTGTCGTCGCTCGCTGAGCTCTTCGAGGGAACGGACGAGGGGATCACTGAGGAGAACCTCCAGAGCCGGACCCGCGGCACGATCCTCATGGCGATCTCCAACAAGTTCGGCTCCATGGTGGTGACGACCGGCAACAAATCGGAAATGTCGGTCGGTTATGCGACGCTTTACGGCGACATGAACGGTGGCTTCAACCCGATCAAGGACCTCTACAAGATGCAGGTCTATGCGATCGCCGACTGGCGCAACAAGTACATGCCGCCGAACGTGCTCGGACCAAGTGGCGAGGTCATCCCGCAGAACATCATCGCCAAGGCACCGTCAGCGGAACTGCGGCCCAACCAGACCGACCAGGATTCCTTGCCGCCCTATCCCGTGCTCGACGACATCCTAGAATGCCTGGTGGAGCAGGAAATGTCGGTCGAGGAGATCGTCGCGCGCGGCCATGATCTGGCAACCGTGCACCGGGTGGAGCACCTGCTCTACCTGGCGGAATACAAGCGGCGGCAATCGGCGCCCGGCGTGAAGATCACGAAGAAGAACTTCGGCCGTGACCGGCGCTACCCGATCACCAACCGTTTCCGGGACCGGTAGATGGTTCGCAGCTCCATCGAGACGTTTGACCTCGCCACCCGCCAGAGCCGTGTGGTCTGGCAGACGGAGGCGCTGTTCGAAGCGCCGAACTGGTCGCCCTGCGGGCGTTACCTGCTTCTCAATAGCGAGGGACTGATCTACACGCTGGCGATCGATGGCAGCATGCGCCCGCAACTGGTCGACACCGGCTTCGCCCGCCAGTGCAACAACGATCACGGCATCTGCCCGGATGGTTCGCTGATCGCAATCTCTGACAAGGCCGAGTTCGGACAGTCGGCCATCTACGTGCTCCCGGCTGCCGGGGGCGAGCCGCGGCTGGTGACACGAAACCTTCCCTCCTACTGGCATGGCTGGTCGCCTGACGGACGGAAATTCGCCTATTGCGGGATCAGGGACGACCTCTTCGACATCTACACGATCGACATGGAAGGCGGGGAAGAGTGCCGGCTGACCTTCGGCGAAGGGCGCAATGACGGGCCAGACTATTCACCGGATGGCCGCTGGATTTACTTCAACTCCAGCCGCAGCGGCCTGATGCAGATCTGGCGGGTGCCGGCTGAGGGAGGCGCGGCCGAGAGGATCACCGAGAGCGCCTATGGCGACTGGTTCCCGCATCCGTCACCGGACGGTGACAGGATCATTTTCCTCTCCTACGATCCGGAAGTTTTCGACCATCCGCGAGACAAGCCGGTCCGAATCCGGATGATGGATGTCGATGGCGGCAATGCCGAAACCCTGTTCGAGCTCTTTGGCGGGCAGGGGACGTTGAACTCTCCCAACTGGTCGCCGGATGGCAGTGCCTTCGCCTATGTCCGCTATTTTCCCGTCAGCGCATCGGGCTGAGGGTTCCATTTATTGCCTTGGCTGCGCCCCGTCCTTTGCGGGATTGGCGAGGTCGATCCGATCCTCGTCGGGAAGAAACACCGGGCCTACGGTTCGCACCGGCTTCGACGCGTCATAGGGCCGCTCGGGGGGCGGTGGCGCCGCGATCGCCTCGGCGGCGGGCGAGGAGGTGCGTCCGGCGTCCGGGGACAGGGTCGTGATGCTGGAATAGGGTCTCACTGATCCCTCGTCGTGAATGGCGGGGGCAGGGTCGGCGGAAACGGGGACCGGCTCCAGGACTGCATCAGGCTGGCAGCCATTTTCCTTTAGCGCTGCGAGAACCGCGTTGCGCTCTCCGCTCGGGCGCAGGATGCGTTGAGCCGCCGACCGCTGTGCTGCGATGGCATCCCGCGCCGTCTCCATCTCCCGCAGGGCGACTGCGAGGTCGGCGCAGAGGTCGTTCTGCTGGCCGATTGTGACGATGCTGCCGCCGCAGCGCGCGCGCCGCATTTCCGTCCGCAAGTGACGGATTTCGTCATCATGATAGCGCAGCGCCTCGGCGTGCCGACGTACCTCCGCCGTGCTTCCGATCACTTGCGGCAGCGTCGCAAGCCGCCTCTGCAGCGTCCGGCAGATGTCCGGCGTCTCGGCCGTAGCCGTCAGTGGAACGAACAGCAGTGCGGCCGTGATGGTAAGGCGAAGGAACATGCCTCCTCCTGTCGAAGCGATCTCTCCCGGCAATCATCCACATCGCCGGTTGAGATTGTCATAACAGTCGACGGGGGTCAGCCCTGCGAGGCTTCGACCACCGCCAGCGCAGCCATATTGACGACGCCGCGCGAGGTGACGGATGTCGACAGGATATGCGCGGGCAGTGCGGCGCCGAGGAGTATGGGGCCGACATGCAGCGCATCCATCATGGTCCTGACGATCCCGAGTGAGATGTTGGCCGCATCGAGATTCGGGAAGACGAGGAGGTTGGCTTCACCGGTGAGGGTGCTGTCCGGCATGGCGCGCTTGCGCAGCGGCTCCGACAGCGCCGATCCTCCCTGCATCTCGCCATCCACTTCCAATTCCGGCGCCTGCTCACGAAGGAGAGCCAGGGCCTCTCGCATCTTCGCCGCACTTTCGGAATGGCGTGAGCCGAAGTTGGAATGGCTGATCAGTGCCGCCTTCGGCGTAATCCCGAAGCGGCGGATTTCCTGCGCAGCCAGGATCGTCATTTCGGCGATCTCCGCGGCAGACGGATTGTAGGTGACGAAGGTGTCGGTGAAGAAGATCGCACCGCGCTGGGAGATCAGCAGACTCATACCGGAAAAGGCGTGAACGCCCGTGCGCTTGCCGATGATCTGGTTGACGTCACGCAGGTGCTTGTCGAAGCGACCTTCGACACCGCAGATGAGCGCGTCAGCCTCGCCACGACGAACGGCAAGGGCACCGATCACGGTCGTGTTGGTGCGGACGACGGTACGGGCAGCTTCCGGATTGACCCCCGCACGGCCCACGAGAGAGAAGTAGTCGTCGACATAGTCGCGGTAGCGCGGATCGTCTTCCGGGTTGACCACCTCGAAATCAACGTTCGGGCGGATGCGGATGCCGAAGCGTTTCAGGCGCGCCTCGATGACGCTCGGGCGACCGATCAAGATCGGCCGCGCGGTGCGATCTTCGAGCAGAACCTGCGCGGCGCGCAGCACGCGCTCATCCTCGCCCTCGGCGAAGATGACGCGGTTCTTCTCGGCGCTCTTTGCGGCGCTGAAGATCGGCTTCATGACGAAACCGGAGCGCCAGACGAAGCGGTTCAACTGGTCGAGATAGGCGTCGAAATCCTGGATCGGCCGCGAGGCCACGCCCGTTTCAGCCGCGGCCTTCGCGACGGCCGGCGCGATGCGCAGGATGAGACGCGGGTCGAAGGGCGAGGGGATGAGATAGTCGGGGCCGAAGACGGGGGTCTCGCCGCTATAGGCGCGGGCCGCGACGTCCGAGACCTCCTCGCGCGCCAGCGCAGCGATGGCCTGGACGGCGGCCATCTTCATCTCCTCGTTGATGGTACGGGCGCCGCAGTCGAGTGCACCCCTGAAAATATAGGGGAAACAGATGACGTTGTTCACCTGGTTTGGAAAATCCGAGCGCCCGGTGCAGATCATCGCATCAGGACGCGCTTCCCGTGCGAGCTGCGGCATGATCTCCGGGGTCGGGTTGGCGAGCGCCATGATGAGCGGCTTCTCGGCCATCTTGGCCAAGAGTTCCGGCTTCAGGACGCCGGCGGCGGAGAGGCCGAGGAACACGTCGGCACCCTCGATGCTCTCGTCCAGGCTGCGCTTATCGCTCTCCTGGCAATAGATCGCCTTCCACTGGTCCATCAGCGTCTCGCGACCGAGATAGACGAGGCCTTCGATGTCGTGGACCCAGATGTTTTCCTTGCGGGCGCCGAGCGAGACGAGCAGGTTGAGGCAGGCAAGGGCCGCCGCACCGGCACCGGAGGCGACGATCTTCACCTCGGCGATGTTCTTGCCGGCAAGTTCCAGGCCGTTCAGGATGGCCGCGGCGACGATGATGGCCGTGCCGTGCTGGTCATCGTGGAAGACCGGGATGTTCATCTTTTCGCGAAGCTGGCGCTCGACCTCGAAGCACTCCGGCGACTTGATGTCCTCGAGGTTGATGCCGCCGAAGGTCGGCTCGAGCGCCGAGATGGTCGAGACCATGCGATCGATCTCGTTGGCATCGATCTCGATGTCGAAGACGTCGATGCCGGCGAACTTCTTGAACAGGACGGCCTTGCCCTCCATCACCGGCTTGGACGCCAGCGGGCCGATATTGCCGAGGCCGAGAACCGCCGTGCCGTTGGAGATGACGGCGACGAGATTGGATCGGGCCGTATAGTCGGCTGCGGTGTTCGGATCGTCGCGGATGGCGAGGCAGGGGGCGGCGACGCCGGGCGAATAGGCGAGCGCCAGGTCGCGCTGGTTGCCGAGCGGCTTGGTCGGCTGGATCTCAAGTTTGCCGGGGCGCGGGTAACGGTGGAAGAAGAGGGCCTGCTCGTCGAGGTCGCCCGATTTGCTCGTACCGTTCACCTTTACGTCGTCCTGCATCTCTGGCGCCTCCGGGATTCGTCTTTAGTCCAATGCGTTGTGAGGCATTCCTTACAACAATCGTTGCGGCGGAACAGCAGTAATTTCCGCAGGCAGGGAGGAGGGCGGGATGGCGCCGGGAGGTGCCATGTTCCTGAAACACGAGTCTGGTTTTGAAAGGCAAGCCACGGATCGCAACGACAGGGGACATCGACCGCGATGGCGAATACAAGGCATTTCCGCACCATCTTTCTTTCGGACGTCCACCTCGGCTCCAAGGCGGCACGGACCGATCTGCTCCTCGACTTCCTTCGCCACCATGAGGCCGACACGATCATCCTGGTCGGTGACATTGTCGATGGCTGGCGCCTGAAGCGGAGCTGGCACTGGCCGCAGGGGTGCAACGATGTGGTGCAGAAGCTGCTGCGCAAGGCCCGCAAGGGAACGCGGATCGTCTACATCCCCGGCAATCACGACGAGTTCCTGCGCGACTTCCCCGGCAGCCATTTTGGCGGCATCGAGGTTGCCGAACGGTTGATCCACGAGGCGGGCGATGGAAAGCGCTACCTGGTGCTGCACGGCGACGAATTTGACGTGGTGGTCCGCAATGCGCGGCTTCTCGCCTATCTCGGTGACTGGGCCTATGATGCGGCGATCGTCATCAACATCGGCCTGTCCGCGATCCGCCGGCGGCTCGGCATGCCGTACTGGTCCTTCTCTGCCTGGGCAAAGCTGCAGGTCAAGCAGGCCGTCAACTTCATCGGCGAGTTCCAGCGGGTGGTGGCGGACGAGGCGCGGCGCAACAATGTCGACGGCGTGATCTGCGGCCACATCCATCATGCGGTGATGGAGGACATGGACGGCATTCACTACATCAACACCGGCGACTGGGTGGAGAGCTGTACGGCCGTCGCCGAGCACCAGGACGGGACGATGGAGATGATCGAGTGGCACGGTCTCGTAACCGTCCCGGCGCCTTCGCCCGTACCGGCGGAAATCCTCAACGACATGAAGGCCGCCTGACGGGTGCGACATTCTGGTCGGGCATTGCCTTTCTGCCACAGGATCGAACGCGGTCGCGTGCTAGGGTCGTGATCCCGGACCTGATTCCCTGTTGCTCCCGTGATCACTGGCACTGCGACCGAGCCGCCGCCTCGGCACTTCCAACTGCGCTGCGCGCTCGCATTCGCGGCGCCGATCGGCGTCAACGGCATCATCCTCCCGTATTTTCCGGTCTGGCTCGACACGCTGAAGTTCAGCGAGTTCGAGATCGGCATGATCCTCGCGATCCCGATGATCGTCCGCATCGTCACGGCTCCGATCGTTGGTGCCATCGCCGACCGCCTCCAGGAACGGTCGAAGGTACTGATGTGGTCAGGCATGCTCTCCTTCATGACGGCGCTTGCCCTGTTTGCCGTCA from Pseudorhizobium banfieldiae encodes the following:
- a CDS encoding LTA synthase family protein, which gives rise to MLLIAPAALALAFLSGEKQQYLSDPLYPSDLLFARQIKELLPVMASAQPLMAVTLGLVTVLVLALVVYCGFFAWNRFPKLSSRARLFRLVFSLPFLVGFTPMMEYTDHSWLRDRLKIRPMMWDQAANYRHNGFLVAFAFNAPMAKVSAPKGYDAAAIAQVELDRDVIPASPVADRSQPADVIVVMSESLWDPTRMPGVEFMADPMPTIRQTQAGNVFSPEFGGMTANVEFEALTGFSNAFLPYGSIPYQQYIRRPLPSLARFFRDKGYEAVALHPFEGWFWNRENVYRHLGFDRFLAQDALPELEKRGRFASDEALIDQIMRIGDESAAPLFLFAVTLQGHGPYEATRYPSENVELASTLSVAATQQVGTYAEGVREADASLTRLMEWAKKRPRETIIVLFGDHLPPLGKAFVESGYMEDAVAARRAPLPVMLKEHETPLIVWSSKKGPRKDLGTISPALLPHQIVTSAGLSDPFYTGFLGKIAAHYSVIDRYMLVDAEGSAHPGWQDGRKAAPPPLQEYRLLQHDMIFGDQFSRERFFPGLQGDEAEAGEPVAALPQSPRLPG
- a CDS encoding NAD+ synthase → MTQKNPETRAMRIAIAQINPTVGDVVQNLAKAREARADAAREGADLVIFTELFISGYPPEDLVLKPAFLKACLQAVEALAADTADGGPGLVMGFPRQGERGRHNSIAVLDEGRILAVRDKVDLPNYGEFDEKRVFVAGEMPGPVNFRGIRLGIPICEDIWGDLGVCETLAESGAEILLSPNGSPYYRGKVDVRHQVVLKQVIETGLPMIYANQLGGQDELVFDGASFGFNADRTLAFQMSQFESAITVTDWRGGPDGWRCTNGPMARLPEKEEADYRACVLGFRDYVNKNGFKSVVLGLSGGIDSAVCAAIAVDALGEERVRCVMLPYRYTSDESLKDAADCARALGTRYDIVPISEPVEGFLSSLAELFEGTDEGITEENLQSRTRGTILMAISNKFGSMVVTTGNKSEMSVGYATLYGDMNGGFNPIKDLYKMQVYAIADWRNKYMPPNVLGPSGEVIPQNIIAKAPSAELRPNQTDQDSLPPYPVLDDILECLVEQEMSVEEIVARGHDLATVHRVEHLLYLAEYKRRQSAPGVKITKKNFGRDRRYPITNRFRDR
- a CDS encoding TolB family protein yields the protein MVRSSIETFDLATRQSRVVWQTEALFEAPNWSPCGRYLLLNSEGLIYTLAIDGSMRPQLVDTGFARQCNNDHGICPDGSLIAISDKAEFGQSAIYVLPAAGGEPRLVTRNLPSYWHGWSPDGRKFAYCGIRDDLFDIYTIDMEGGEECRLTFGEGRNDGPDYSPDGRWIYFNSSRSGLMQIWRVPAEGGAAERITESAYGDWFPHPSPDGDRIIFLSYDPEVFDHPRDKPVRIRMMDVDGGNAETLFELFGGQGTLNSPNWSPDGSAFAYVRYFPVSASG
- a CDS encoding NADP-dependent malic enzyme is translated as MQDDVKVNGTSKSGDLDEQALFFHRYPRPGKLEIQPTKPLGNQRDLALAYSPGVAAPCLAIRDDPNTAADYTARSNLVAVISNGTAVLGLGNIGPLASKPVMEGKAVLFKKFAGIDVFDIEIDANEIDRMVSTISALEPTFGGINLEDIKSPECFEVERQLREKMNIPVFHDDQHGTAIIVAAAILNGLELAGKNIAEVKIVASGAGAAALACLNLLVSLGARKENIWVHDIEGLVYLGRETLMDQWKAIYCQESDKRSLDESIEGADVFLGLSAAGVLKPELLAKMAEKPLIMALANPTPEIMPQLAREARPDAMICTGRSDFPNQVNNVICFPYIFRGALDCGARTINEEMKMAAVQAIAALAREEVSDVAARAYSGETPVFGPDYLIPSPFDPRLILRIAPAVAKAAAETGVASRPIQDFDAYLDQLNRFVWRSGFVMKPIFSAAKSAEKNRVIFAEGEDERVLRAAQVLLEDRTARPILIGRPSVIEARLKRFGIRIRPNVDFEVVNPEDDPRYRDYVDDYFSLVGRAGVNPEAARTVVRTNTTVIGALAVRRGEADALICGVEGRFDKHLRDVNQIIGKRTGVHAFSGMSLLISQRGAIFFTDTFVTYNPSAAEIAEMTILAAQEIRRFGITPKAALISHSNFGSRHSESAAKMREALALLREQAPELEVDGEMQGGSALSEPLRKRAMPDSTLTGEANLLVFPNLDAANISLGIVRTMMDALHVGPILLGAALPAHILSTSVTSRGVVNMAALAVVEASQG
- a CDS encoding UDP-2,3-diacylglucosamine diphosphatase — translated: MANTRHFRTIFLSDVHLGSKAARTDLLLDFLRHHEADTIILVGDIVDGWRLKRSWHWPQGCNDVVQKLLRKARKGTRIVYIPGNHDEFLRDFPGSHFGGIEVAERLIHEAGDGKRYLVLHGDEFDVVVRNARLLAYLGDWAYDAAIVINIGLSAIRRRLGMPYWSFSAWAKLQVKQAVNFIGEFQRVVADEARRNNVDGVICGHIHHAVMEDMDGIHYINTGDWVESCTAVAEHQDGTMEMIEWHGLVTVPAPSPVPAEILNDMKAA